GAGAAAGAGAAAAGGCATATGTTAAGGAAGATTGCTGTTGCCAAATAAAGTAAGAGGAGATAAGAAAATGGAAAAGAGGGTTTTTAGACTATTTGGAGTAGCAGACTTCAGTCTGCGTTTTCTTATTTTGGTATTAATTTTGGCGATGCACTGGCAACTCGCCAGGGCAGATAATTACTACGGAATGCCCAATGACTATTTGCAGTATGGGGCAGGAGCGAGGTCTTTAGCCATGGGAGGAGCATATGTGGCCCTGGCAGATGAGGCCAGTGGACCTTATTGGAATCCGGGAGCGTTAACACAGATTGATGAACACCAGTTCCTTTCTATGTATGCTCCATTCTTTGAACAGACAAGTTATAACTTCCTCTCCTATGTTCATCCCCTGCGAAGGCTGGGGACTTTGGGTATTTCTGATGTTCTCGTCCATTCCGGAGGATATGAAGAAGTCACTCGCAAGCAAGGAGTAATTGGTACGAATATGTCGATATACAAGAACGCTATAATTATCTCTTACGCAAATAAGGTTCGTGAACGTCTCTCCCTGGGAGCAAGTTTGAAACTGATTCATGAGCGGGTGATGAGATATTCAGGGAATGGCCAGGGAATAGATTTGGGGATACTTTATCAGCCATTAGACGAACTAAATATTGGGTTAGCCCTGCAAAATGTTATACAGCCCAAGGTGACTCTAAGAGATGACCCCGATGTGTATGAGATGAATTTGAAAGCTGGTGTGGCATTGAGTGCATTCTCTAAACGCCTCACCCTGACTGCAGATATCAATAAGCTCGTTGACGAGAAGGCATACTTCTGTGCCGGGTTAGAAGTTTCTCCCTG
The window above is part of the bacterium genome. Proteins encoded here:
- a CDS encoding PorV/PorQ family protein — translated: MEKRVFRLFGVADFSLRFLILVLILAMHWQLARADNYYGMPNDYLQYGAGARSLAMGGAYVALADEASGPYWNPGALTQIDEHQFLSMYAPFFEQTSYNFLSYVHPLRRLGTLGISDVLVHSGGYEEVTRKQGVIGTNMSIYKNAIIISYANKVRERLSLGASLKLIHERVMRYSGNGQGIDLGILYQPLDELNIGLALQNVIQPKVTLRDDPDVYEMNLKAGVALSAFSKRLTLTADINKLVDEKAYFCAGLEVSPWEKTSSLSLKRVDLRAGFNHLQSFTCGLGLKIKFFTVDYAFSSHDMGNLHKFALTFNWGNIYKASANPILKTENTYGLDALTNELEFSTDIPSITVKRWTLEIKDEDEEVQKTFSGETRPPEIIKWDVCDDMGRPVKKGDYSYKFTVVYKNDRQWVEQGEIKLQSFSLEEMPIEIRVNGEELTEGVE